The Schistocerca cancellata isolate TAMUIC-IGC-003103 chromosome 4, iqSchCanc2.1, whole genome shotgun sequence genome contains a region encoding:
- the LOC126184075 gene encoding piggyBac transposable element-derived protein 3-like: MCNRQPSDDNFEEQTDGELRNPSQFFFEYFDKNFWKNVAGQTNLYHCQKNSNSLDTNTNEILSLVGIDILMGTLKLPQARLYWNMQLDIPLVSSTITRDRYYKLRNNLHFVNNLEDLTNKCISLPRSQHLSLDEQMIPFTGRCKMQTYVPSKPNPLGLKNFILASSDGLVLDFAIYTGKGTIPDSNQKEHGLGAGILKLLARTIPNDYNHVIYSDRVFTSSKSVQLLLDRNIFQTGTVMANRIKKVASKFKRDQELQRGQWDEYVREDQEICALKWKDNKSVTLLSSCIGSEPEGTCKRWCNTEKAKVSVKQPAIIKSYNRNMGGIDLCGRYMAYYRSNIRTKK; encoded by the exons ATGTGTAATCGACAGCCTTCTGACGACAACTTTGAAGAACAGACTGATGGTGAACTGAGAAACCCTTCACAGTTTTTCTTCGAGTACTTCGataaaaatttctggaaaaatgttGCAGGACAAACTAATTTATATCATTGCCAAAAGAACTCAAACAGTCTGGATACAAATACTAATGAAATTTTGTCCCTTGTCGGAATTGATATATTGATGGGTACATTGAAATTGCCCCAGGCAAGactttactggaatatgcaactggATATTCCACTTGTATCATCAACCATTACAAGAGATAGATACTACAAATTACGAAATAATctgcattttgtaaataatttggaagATCTGAC AAATAAATGTATTAGTTTACCCAGGTCTCAACACCTTTCTTTGGATGAACAGATGATTCCATTCACGGGGAGATGTAAGATGCAAACATATGTACCTTCCAAACCTAATCCACTtggcctcaaaaattttattttagcgtCATCAGATGGACTTGTCCTTGATTTTGCTATATACACTGGCAAAGGAACAATTCCTGACAGCAATCAAAAAGAACATGGCCTGGGAGCGGGTATACTCAAACTACTGGCTAGAACTATACCCAATGATTACAATCATGTAATTTACAGTGACAGAGTTTTCACCAGTTCAAAATCTGTTCAGCTTTTACTAGACAGGAATATATTTCAGACAGGAACTGTGATGGCCAATAGAATAAAAAAAGTAGCTTCTAAGTTCAAGAGAGATCAGGAGCTGCAGCGGGGGCAATGGGATGAGTACGTAAGGGAGGACCAGGAAATTTGTGCCCTCAAATGGAAGGACAATAAATCCGTCACTTTGTTATCCTCGTGCATAGGGAGCGAACCAGAGGGTACCTGCAAACGATGGTGTAATACAGAAAAAGCAAAGGTTAGTGTCAAACAACCAGCCATCATCAAAAGCTATAATCGCAATATGGGTGGCATTGATCTCTGTGGTAGATACATGGCATACTATAGGTCAAACATCAGAACAAAAAAGTAG
- the LOC126184076 gene encoding uncharacterized protein LOC126184076: MFKTIALSYRMGQRTASKIVYDVCGAIWKHLQPIYLPEPTTVMWENIASDFERKRQFYNCLGAVDRKHINLRKPQLSGSSFFNYKQHCSVVLMATVDAHYRFTSIDVGSMGRFIDGNIFSNSVLGRKLTDGTLKIPGDKSLPGQQNRAPYVFVGDEAFPLLKNLMRPYPKCRVTGNDKYKVYNYRLSRARQTVECAFGILSSRFRVFKRPFECKLEALDRIVTATCVLHNYLRTDNITSNDLAEEDDMGPLSTNQLLSPAPSRCRNTSEAFLTREKFNECFNSPEGSVQWQYAAIKRGQY; encoded by the coding sequence ATGTTTAAAACCATCGCTCTAAGCTACCGCATGGGTCAAAGGACAGCGTCGAAGATAGTTTATGATGTGTGTGGAGCGATATGGAAGCATCTACAACCCATTTATCTACCTGAGCCAACAACAGTTATGTGGGAAAATATTGCTTCTGACTTTGAGAGGAAACGGCAGTTTTACAATTGTCTTGGAGCTGTTGATAGGAAACATATCAATTTGCGAAAACCTCAGTTATCTGGTTCCTCATTTTTCAATTACAAACAGCATTGCTCTGTAGTATTAATGGCTACTGTCGATGCTCATTACAGATTTACCTCTATAGACGTCGGTTCAATGGGCAGATTTAttgatggaaatattttttctaattcagTATTAGGAAGAAAACTGACTGACGGAACTTTAAAAATCCCAGGAGATAAATCGCTTCCTGGACAACAAAATAGAGCCCCTTACGTTTTCGTAGGTGATGAGGCATTTCCATTATTAAAAAACTTAATGCGACCGTACCCTAAATGCAGAGTTACTGGCAATGACAAATATAAAGTTTATAATTACAGACTGTCTCGTGCTCGTCAAACTGTAgagtgtgcatttggtatcttgAGTTCCCGATTTCGTGTGTTTAAACGGCCTTTTGAGTGTAAACTAGAGGCTTTAGATAGAATTGTGACAGCTACATGTGTACTTCATAATTACTTGAGGACTGATAACATTACGTCAAATGATCTCGCCGAGGAGGACGACATGGGACCACTGAGTACCAACCAGCTTCTGTCTCCTGCTCCAAGTAGGTGCAGAAACACGAGTGAAGCGTTTCttacgagagaaaaatttaatGAGTGTTTTAATTCACCAGAAGGTTCTGTTCAATGGCAGTATGCAGCTATAAAAAGAGGCCAATACTAA